ggagctgtgaTGCCAGCGGCACTGGCAGAGCGTGTGGCTTGCCCATGCAGCACTCCACAGGGTTGTCGCTAAGAAAGGCCCAGGTTCCATTCAGAGTCTAAGACcctcagccaggtttattgtgaaaGAAGCAGGGTGCTAGTGTCCCAGCTCCTTGAGCACAGGTACAGTGAGACTTGTGCCAACCTAATAACAGTACCAACTCAGTCAGCAGTCAGAAGGCTGCCTCTCAGCCAGCATCAACATGCCCCTCCTGTGACTTCTCCTCTCATACATTGACACAAACAAGATGCGTGTTGTGTTTCATGTGTTCTACCCCCTTAGCCTCCTGTCTGTTTGAACAAAACATCCGTGTCCATTATCCCCTCATCCTGCACTTGTGCACAAGGATCAGTGTCTTTCTGAGCCATCTCTTAGGACTGTGTGTTTGCAGCTACTGCGGAGATCTGTGTGTTGATTGGCCTCCTCCTGCTCAGAAATGTACTTTCCTGGTTAGTTGGTACCCAGTGCCCCACCATTCTGCCAAAGCCCAACCTGTTATAGTTAAAAAATAATGGACATAAACAAGATAATCATAGTCATCACATCAGAACATTCCCATTGACATGGCACTCAGCACACTTCACGCAAGGTTTCTTGCAGTTGTGTAACAGCGGTAGCACAATGATCTCCATGGTCATGTCACAGGTGGATCTTCTGAATACTAAATGAAGGTCTGAGAAGAGGTGGGGCCGAAGCTGAGGGGAACCCACTTACAAGGTGTAAAGGTGATAGATTCTGTTCTGCCCTGGAGGGGAACCAAATCAAAGGCCAGGCTCGCCACAAGAGCCAGACTGGGAAATcacacaaaggctgctgctggcagagtagaactgaggctgcagagggggagctgagcaacAGCCACAAGCACCAGAAAAGCAGTACAGCCCAGCTCCGCAttgcctcatcccaggagaagTCCAGCACCATCCTGGGCAGCCGCGGGAATGGCAACTCTTGTGGGCAGTTGGCAGGGCCCATCCAGACACAGGCATTTGGGATCAGGAGTGTGGGGCATAGGCAGGGCCTAGAGCAGCCAGCCAAAGATTCACTTAGCTGCTTGGAcaacttcccctgcctccttctggcccaagtagagcatctgagccaaAGAGCTGGGTGAGCTGAGCCCCCAGGCCAGGAGTTTGTGGACAGAGCTCTTGGGGAGTTAGAGCTCTTCTGAGTCCTTCCTTTCCAAGTCCTAGTGACCTGCAATGTGACCGCTATAGTCTGACCCCTGTCTGGGGGCCTCAGTGTCAGACCTTCGAGTCCTCActagagctccccttctgagcagtgtgttcctgtcctgccctgggaTGCTGGGGATGGAATGGGCTGTGAGGGGGATTGAGTTGTATCCTACAGTGCAACACAGCGCTCAGCTCTCCTGTGCCATTCCCAAGCTGTGCCATtcccaaggtgggagggggagggggaggtgcacctctactgcaggtgagtgtgtcctgggCTCTTGTACCATTCAGATCCCAGTctctgcagggtggggaaggggcctcTCTGGGTGGGTGAGtcagatcctggctctggaagcagtaatgacacagaccttaatgaacaagcaATTGGTTAATTGCTCTCCAAACAGGATTTCTATTCTCTGaagctcatgtgatctcctgTGTGGAGCAAGAGGAGTTGCAGGTCCCAGATCCCcagagctgtgaggaaggggagatcatcagcaacacccagacaggtgagcaatcagttaaactgactcagaaaccagTTTATAGCAGGTCTAACGGGTATTTTCATGAAGTCTGTCTGACTCTTGAGCCTGTCTGCAACTCGAGCCAGAGCATGGTGGGTGGGGAAAGGCTGGGTTCTCTTCTCTATGGAAGGGTTGTGAAGAAGGCAGATGAACTTAGCTCATGATAATTTGACCATTTTTTGAGTGTGTGTtcccttttctattcctctttcaGAGATTCCTTTCAGCTCAACGTAGACACTAATTCCTGTCTGTATTATTTTTCTGTCCTAACAGGTGATGGCACGCTGACTGAGAAGCATAAgaagagtcttcagcaggaaggactggagcaagtggctccatgtgagatgttattgggaagatctgaagggTATTTTCCAGATGTATGAACACGAAGagggctgaaacaaaatacaggactatgtagcactttaaagactaacaagatggtttattagatgatgagctttcgtgggccagacccacttcctcagatcaaatagtggaagaaaatagtcacaaccatatataccaaaggatacaattaaaaaaaagagaacacatatgaaaaggacaaatcaatttTCAgagcagaagggggatgcggggggggggggggagggaaggtaaatgtctgtgagctaatgatattagaggtgataattggggaagctatctttgtaatgggtaagataactggggtctttgttgagacccacgcgtagagtgtcgaatttcaGCATGAATGATGAGGAGAGAGCTGTGAGAGTAAGCATAGCCCAGAAAGGCAtcagggaaaccatccaggagagagacagggtaaatccagtcccaggagcacaggggagaaaagaaacacagaaaccattcaacagaaaatcccccatcagcAGTCACCCTGCACTTGTAGTGTTTGTGAAACTGTTATTGAACATCAAAGAGCCCATActggagagaagcccttcaagtgctCTCGCTCTGGGAACAGGTTCAGTGAGCACTCGCACTATATGAACCATCAAAAAATACATACAAGACACCCTCCCATaactgctctgattgtgggaaaagcttaagtagcagctcacaccttgttagatATAGGATGACCCATACAgcagagaaacctttcaattgctctgactgtgggaaaagttttataGGGAGCTCAGAcattgttacccataggagaacccacacgggAAAAACCCTTCTAGTGCTCTAACTGCAGGAGAAACTTCAGTAGcagctcacaccttgttagacataggatgaaccacacaggagagaaacccttctactgctcttactgtgggaaaagcttcaattgCAGCTCagaccttgttacccataggaggacccacacaggagagaaacctttcaattgctctgactgcgggaaaagcttcagtcagtgctCCTGCATTACTAGCCATCAGATAATACATACAAGTGAGTCACCTTATAACAGCTCTGAGtgcagaaaaggcttcaaacacaggtcagacCTTGTTAAACATACCCCACAGAAGagaagcggtgaggagtcctgtggtaccttatagactaaccgaagtgttggaacataagcttttgtgggcaaagagtCATTTCGTCAGATGCCACAGAGGAGAGAAAAccattcagctgctctgactgtggggaaagcttcagtcagagcacAAATCTTGTTAGCCTTCGGAGGACCCACAGAGGGGAGAAACCTGTAATCTGAGTTCCCTTTAAGTTGTCTGGCCAGGTGGCTGTGGTGCAGCCTATTAAATGCCATTCAAGCTTATAGGGCTTCGGTGGGGAGAGATACCTCTACCCACTGGTCTAAACCCTGGCCCACACCTGCCGTGACCAAAGGACAGTTGGCTATCTCATAGCCTCAGTCCCAGAGCTACCATGGCAGGGAGAGgtgtgtcttcctcctcccctttcacaGTAGCACCTAAACTGGGGAAGTGAGAACTCATGGGATTCTTCTCTCCTCAATGTAGCCTTTCAGTGACCTACATGTCAGTCCCCTCCATCTTTGAGATGATACCCCCAGCTTGAGCCCTcaaccagtattccctctaagattttccatccacgaGTGGAGCGAGTTTTTTCTTGAGCACAAAGAGTGACATCCTATATGCTTGTTCGGATCTGTACCACCatggcgcgcgcgcgcacacacacacacacacactatttaaattatggaagaaaaatactgaaacaaaggataattaacaaggtgtaTAATCCTGCACACACTCACCCTGAAAACTTCCCAGTTTGGCACCCAGTCTCATTCTCACTCAACCTTGCTCCACTGGTCCTGCATCCGTGAATTCCCCATCTGCTGcacccccatcctctgctccctTTACCACCATCCCTGCATTATGCCTCTTTGCCCCTAATTTCTGCAGTGTCCCCGtcatcccaacccctgcactttcctcccagtCTAATCCAGTGAAAGTGCAGTAATTTGTAAAGCATAAAAAATGAAATGCTCCATCCCTTGCCATTGACTCTGAAGCTCATTCTGCAGTTGCAAGTTAATGACATTCAGAAGATGAATTTAGGGATATGAGCAGAAAATTTCATCCAGCTCTTTTTCGTCAGTCCCCATCACTACACTGTATAGAGGACATATAACCAATAATTAGATTATTTCTTATAGTATCTGCATACTTTAGAGCCCTGTGAATCACAGAAAAGTCCCTTTAATATGTCATTATCAGTTGCATATTGATTTAGCATGAATAGAAAATAATCAACATCCATTAAGAAAGTTTTAGTTGCTCCTACACAGTGCGTGTGAGAGAGTGAAATTGAGAGAAATAACTTCCACAGGGAAAAAAATAGTCATTGACACTATCAACACTATTGAGGTGATTGATGCCTTTACAAGTGAGAAGACTATAGAGGATCAGacagaattgttctccttgacatggtttaggccagtggtccccaacctttcggggctgccagGCATCCGGGGTTAGGGCTACTCATGCGCCGGGCGTCCACGGGCGGGGCCACTCGCGCACCAGGCATCCACGggaggggctgcccatgtgccacatgcccggggccgacaccatgcatgcgccgtgtgcctggggccggcactgcgcatgcgctgcgcGCCCAGGGTAGGGACcgcccatgtgccgcgtgcccggggctggcaccacgcatgtgccgcgcgcccggggcaggggccacccatgcaccgcatttccggggctggcaccgcgcatgcgctgggggcggggctggcccaggtcattcagcaggcacacataaatgccccggcgggcgccatggcacctggggcaccacgttggggaccactggtttaggctCTTAAATATGAACAGGGCCCAGGACATTTCTCTAGTCATTTGCCATCTATTTAATCCCTCAGATAACCTGCAGGTTTACCTTTTGAGATCCTGAGGTGGAGCTCTTTAGTGAAGTGGAGCTGGAACCAGATGTCCTCACCACACGGCCCCGGTCACTAGAACAGCCCAGTTCCTCACTAACACATGTCCCTGGCTCTGGCCTTGGCTGCTGAAGCAGCTTCTGGAACCACCCCACCACCACATCACTCTAGGCTGGGGCCACCAAAGCCCGGGTGAGGTGCACACCGGCTTCCCTCTGGGCGGgtgggaatcctgggaggaggtgggtgcaggggattcTCTCACCCCACTGGACCCTGTCCCCACTGGAACCCTTACCCGACCAAGGATCTGTGGCCCATGGAGGACTTTAGTCATGGGTGAAACTTGACGCCTTGatgtctcttctccctcccaaagTCAGGGTCTTGTCTCCCACAGCTTCAGCTTCAGCATGGAGCCACGCTGGTGCTAATGCTGCtcatggggaagggagcaggttCCTCAGTGGCTGGGACTGGGCGGGGAATGGCCAGTTGTTACTGAAGGGGAAGGCTAAAAAGCAGCGACGTTGCTGAGGGCACAGGAGAGCAGCTGCGGCTGGCCTGGCATTGCTGTGGACAGCCCTGGGGGAGCTGTGCAATGTGACTGTGGCTTGCAAAACAGCAACTACAGAATCCCTCTCGGTGAGTGTGATAGACTCCAGCTGGCC
This genomic window from Pelodiscus sinensis isolate JC-2024 chromosome 31, ASM4963464v1, whole genome shotgun sequence contains:
- the LOC142821641 gene encoding zinc finger protein 620-like isoform X2, producing MSSPSSAPALQSQEREMAVAEPVTFEDVAVYFSEEESTLLDSGQRALYCDVMQENYEAVSWLGFLFSEAHVISCVEQEELQVPDPQSCEEGEIISNTQTGDGTLTEKHKKSLQQEGLEQVAPCEMLLGRSEGYFPDV